A stretch of DNA from Sphingomonas sp. SORGH_AS_0879:
TTCCCGATTTCGCGCCGCTGCTGGCCCAGGCCGGTCTGACGCTGCGTCCTCAGCATCCCGATGCCGCCTGGGTGGGCGGAACCCCGGCAAAGGGCGATGGCGGCCTGACGATCGGCGCATCGACCGCGCCGGGCACGCCGCTCTACGAAGCCGGGCTGGACAAGGGTGACGAGATCGTCAGCGTCGATGGCCGCCCGGTCGCGGATGCGACGGCGTGGAGCGCGTTGCTCGCCGCGCACAAGCCGGGCGACCGGCTGCCCATCGTCTATCGCCAACGGGGGAGCGAACGGCGGGCGACGATGACCCTGATCGCCGATCCCAATATGGAGATCGTGCCCGACGAGCGGATCGGCCGGACGCCGACGCCCGAACAGATTCGCTTCCGCCGATCCTGGCTGGGGCCTCGACCGGTGGCGACCGCATCCTGACGACGCGGCCCCCGGTGGCGACCACCCTGGAACGTGCGCGGCCTTTTCCGGGTTTATCCATGTGAATTTTTCGGGGGCCGCCGGTCGTCTCGGCACTTGCGGAGGGATGGACGCCATGCGAATGCGCGTCAGGGAGCCAGATTGCGTGAACGATATCGATATTCCGACCCATCTGGCCAGCTATTTGGACCAGTCGCCGATCGCCCTGGCCTTGGCCGATGCGTCGGACGACAACCCGCTCATCTTCATCAATCACGGTTTCCGCGAACTGACCGGTTATACCAGTGAGGACATGATCGGCCGCAATTGCCGTATGCTTCAGCGGGACGCCGACAATATCGAAGCGCGCGATCGCATTCGCGAATTCCTGGCCAATGATCGCCAGTTGAACGTTCGCACCATGCTGGTCAATTTCCGCAAGGACGGCTCGCCTTTCATCAATCTGCTCTACATGTCGAAGCTGCGGCAGCTGGGCGGCAAGATGCCCTATATCTTCGCCTCCCAATTCGACGTCAGCCGGTCCCAGCCGGAGCGGCTGGCCGCCTATGACGCCGAACTGGGCAAGACGCTGGGTCGCCTGACCCCCATCCTGGCCGAAAGCGGCATCGTGCTGGAGGGATCGCTGACCGCGATCGCCAACACCGCGGCCACCATCGCCCAGGCCAAGCTGACGCTATCGGATCTCGACCGAGCGGCCTTTCCGTGAGTGACGCCTCGGCCCGGACCGGGACGACATCGACGGACGGACGCGGCGGCATGACGGTGCCGATCGTCGGCATCGGCGCATCCGCCGGCGGGCTGGAGGCACTGCGCGAGATGCTGACGCCCGCCCATGCGCCGACCGGCATGGCGTTCGTGGTGGTCCAGCATCTCGACCCCAATCACGAAAGCATGTTGGCCCAGTTGCTCGACCGGCACACCAACCTCGAAGTGCGCCAGTGCGAGGGGTCGGAGCG
This window harbors:
- a CDS encoding PAS domain-containing protein gives rise to the protein MNDIDIPTHLASYLDQSPIALALADASDDNPLIFINHGFRELTGYTSEDMIGRNCRMLQRDADNIEARDRIREFLANDRQLNVRTMLVNFRKDGSPFINLLYMSKLRQLGGKMPYIFASQFDVSRSQPERLAAYDAELGKTLGRLTPILAESGIVLEGSLTAIANTAATIAQAKLTLSDLDRAAFP